GTCGATCAAGGTCTTGTAATGTCTACAAGCCCAAGTTTGGTATGAATGTAGTCACAAACCTTAAGACTTGtagatttggtgaagatatcgGCCAACTGATCTTGACTCCGAGTGTGACACGGTAGTATAACTCCTTCCTCAATCTTCTCCCTAACTTTGTGGCAATCACTTTCAATGTGCTTGGTTCTCTCATGGAAGACAGAGTTGGTGGCTATGTGAATTGCAGCCTCATTGTCACAATGTATCGTAATCGGTTGTTTTGAGTCAAtaccaagatccttgagaagCCCCTTCAACCAAGTCAATTCGTTGGTTAGCTTCCTCATTGCTCGATACTCGGCTTCGGCGCTTGAGCAAGATACcaccttctgcttctttgacTTCCATGTAACTAGGTTCCCACCGATGAAGGTACAATATCCAGTGGTTGACCTCCTATCCAAAGTATCCCCATTGTAGTCCGCATCACAATAGCCTACTAGTTCAGTATTATCATTCTtgcccatccaaatgccttgacCCGGACTGCCTTTGAGATAGCTTAGAATTCCTTCGACCATGATCCCTTGGTACTTGCTTGGAGCCTTCATGTGCTGACTAACCTGGTTCACAGCATAGCATATGTCAGGTCGCGTGATGGTAAGATATATTAACTTACCTACAAGCCGGTGATAGCGTGTGACATCCGGGAATGGCTCGTCCATGGGCTCTCGCGGCTTGCCTTATTTTGCCCGAatgctctccccctttcgcttgagctgGTAATCCTCAACTAGTGGCGTAGCCGCCCCGGAGA
The sequence above is drawn from the Camelina sativa cultivar DH55 unplaced genomic scaffold, Cs unpScaffold00771, whole genome shotgun sequence genome and encodes:
- the LOC109131610 gene encoding uncharacterized protein LOC109131610, with amino-acid sequence MDEPFPDVTRYHRLVGKLIYLTITRPDICYAVNQVSQHMKAPSKYQGIMVEGILSYLKGSPGQGIWMGKNDNTELVGYCDADYNGDTLDRRSTTGYCTFIGGNLVTWKSKKQKVVSCSSAEAEYRAMRKLTNELTWLKGLLKDLGIDSKQPITIHCDNEAAIHIATNSVFHERTKHIESDCHKVREKIEEGVILPCHTRSQDQLADIFTKSTSLKVCDYIHTKLGLVDITRP